AAATGTTAAAACAATAGAGGCTGATAAAACATACTTATTTGCACCTATCTTATCTCTTACTTTGTAAGCACTCAGATTAACTATAAAAAATATCAACAAAAAGCTTGCACTTCCGATAATCGCTATTTCACTTAGATCGATCGTATTTGCAAGAAATAGACTCAATCCCAATATAGCCATAACTCCCATAAAAGGGATCTCGTTTTTCTCTTTTGTAAAAAACTTTGGCAGTTCACCATCCATTGCGACAATATAACTCAAACGTGCATTGCCGTAGATCGTTGCATTGATCGCTGAAAAGGTAGCTAAAAGTGCAGCGATCGCTACAAGGGTAAAACCAACGTGCCCAAGAGCCGGTTTTGCAGCAATAGCAAGTGCATAATCTTTAGCTTCCAACAACTTTGATTCAGGAACATTTCCTACACTAATAATCGCTATTAAAACATATAACACTATCACTAACATTACCGAGATAAAAAAAGCCCGCGGCAGGTTTTTATTTGGTTCTTTGATCTCTTGTGCAGCGTTTGCGATCAATTCAAACCCCTCATACGCTACAAATATGATCATTCCCGATACTGCAACCCCCATAAGACTTGCACCTGAAGTAAGCTCTGGAGTAATATCTAAACGTAAAGTATCAATATAGGGGATCCCGCTGATAATAATAACTACTAACAGCACAACCTTGATTCCTACAATCATAGTTTCCGACTTGCTGACAAAAGAGGCACTGATAAGATTAATAAGGGCTGGAAGAATAATCGCCGTGCTTATAAGTATATGTCGTAAGTATTCACTTGGATGTGAAAAAAAAGTTTCTCCGTATGATCCAAAGGCCACGGCATAAAGTGAGATGGTAATAAGATAGGAAAACCATAACATCAGGTTAGTAGATCCTGAGAGCAGGTTGTGTCCAAAGGAGTTATCTATAAAACTAACCGTCCCACCCTCGCTTTGAAAATAAACGGAAAGTTTTGCATAAGAGTACGCTGTAAGAAGAGCAACTATACCCGCAAATAAAAATGCCAACATTGTTGCACTGTGCGCTAGAGAAACAGCTTCACCCAAAACAGCAAAAATACCGCCGCCGACCATACCGCCGATTCCGATTGAAACAGCACCCGCTAGTCCAATACTCCTCATCACTTTTCCTTTTTAAATCGTACCCTCTGTGAATGTGTTATTGCAACTGCCATTGCATCGGAGATATCAAGAGGTTTGATCTCTTTTTTTATCCCTAAAAGACGCTTTACCATAAAAGATACTTGCTCTTTTGAAGCCTTCCCTTTCCCTGTAAGTGCTTTTTTCACCTGCAAGGCTGTATATTCGTGAAACTGTCCAAACTCCTGAAGCAGCTTTAACATAATAGCACCGCGGAACTGTGCAAGCTTGATCGTCGTTGAAGGGTTGTGTGCGTAGAAGATATCCTCCATCGCAACTTCATTGA
Above is a window of Sulfurimonas marina DNA encoding:
- a CDS encoding APC family permease — protein: MRSIGLAGAVSIGIGGMVGGGIFAVLGEAVSLAHSATMLAFLFAGIVALLTAYSYAKLSVYFQSEGGTVSFIDNSFGHNLLSGSTNLMLWFSYLITISLYAVAFGSYGETFFSHPSEYLRHILISTAIILPALINLISASFVSKSETMIVGIKVVLLVVIIISGIPYIDTLRLDITPELTSGASLMGVAVSGMIIFVAYEGFELIANAAQEIKEPNKNLPRAFFISVMLVIVLYVLIAIISVGNVPESKLLEAKDYALAIAAKPALGHVGFTLVAIAALLATFSAINATIYGNARLSYIVAMDGELPKFFTKEKNEIPFMGVMAILGLSLFLANTIDLSEIAIIGSASFLLIFFIVNLSAYKVRDKIGANKYVLSASIVLTFLALCVLLFHTYLSNVRSLIIFMVFIAVSVLFEYFYGKFVRGHIFHRKY
- the ruvC gene encoding crossover junction endodeoxyribonuclease RuvC, which translates into the protein MNILGIDPGTRNMGYAIISLENHKISLVEAGLIKMKAEDLQFQIPQMVEGVEQLFAKYTINEVAMEDIFYAHNPSTTIKLAQFRGAIMLKLLQEFGQFHEYTALQVKKALTGKGKASKEQVSFMVKRLLGIKKEIKPLDISDAMAVAITHSQRVRFKKEK